A region of Candidatus Hydrogenedentota bacterium DNA encodes the following proteins:
- a CDS encoding ankyrin repeat domain-containing protein, translated as MRDWLRGGTRRAAWSAAILLLAAWGPGCSGAGPAAAVSYSNDPVEDFVRAVEFGDAAKVAALLSQQPALIELQDAAGQTAIHYAVLHNNPRVIEVLVEHGMDPNIRDFNGHTPLSVLEDSGIRAEDARKTLMRLGGTN; from the coding sequence ATGAGGGATTGGTTGCGCGGCGGAACTCGGCGGGCGGCCTGGAGCGCCGCCATCCTGTTGCTGGCGGCATGGGGCCCGGGCTGTTCGGGCGCGGGGCCCGCCGCCGCAGTGAGTTATTCGAACGATCCAGTCGAGGACTTTGTCCGCGCCGTCGAATTCGGGGACGCGGCGAAGGTTGCCGCCCTGCTGTCACAGCAGCCGGCCCTGATTGAGCTACAGGATGCGGCGGGGCAGACGGCGATTCACTACGCGGTCCTGCATAATAACCCGCGCGTCATCGAGGTGCTCGTTGAGCACGGCATGGATCCGAATATCCGCGATTTCAACGGCCATACGCCCCTTTCCGTCCTGGAAGACTCGGGAATTCGCGCCGAGGACGCGCGAAAGACCCTGATGCGGCTCGGCGGAACGAACTGA
- a CDS encoding carboxypeptidase regulatory-like domain-containing protein, with protein MASVIFLLVTYSVPRIEDAPEEFEGVASPAQPELSPPAQVEVLPAPEPPHEPSGPEGNAFIRLTVLARDGNPESGASVEAIHYSPSDARGAPAPSARHDAVTDARGAALFEGLATGTYLLEARKDDRAALAMVNISDPNGGAVETLVLAPASKIAGRVTDTTGEPVPDASVAVLRKDHRPFELDGARLAVTVGPDGAFTFEALPPGYYEFVAEATGYAPAYSEPVQPGAKSVTLVLGPGGRIQGVVRSAADGSAVPGFPVGASALGGDHEVPPVRSDAAGRFVLDGVSEDTYVVYGASDNLVLAGEPLRVPVDSGAPGLSVELFVEAAVTVSGKVFEEATGEGLANVVVATIFNVEFAGVKKTVTDGGGNYTLTGIPARSGVFEFVHARESHQINAEIPPDADGYTLDFAWPSSTTLSGTVIDAAGDPVPGAEVRAWTPLSDTPEDYWTANGQTDAHGKFHLAKCRASDEVHMKAIGGSGESAILGPIALTAAGRSDIVLQLDDSPGASIAGFVTDAHGAPALARLRLRRYEEQEEGPQVRRNAYTEADGFFYLAGLPAGAYFVEIGPYHNPGAGAGTPQPAGEITLRPGEHQSGLRFTIEYGASIYGVITDESGVPVPHASVALTVQDAPGARYTGQTDAFGRFELHSIPEGEHLLAVSRNGYGSITYRGARAGDTIDLVLPSQGNAIETKPGIEWEETETVYRPIQSRE; from the coding sequence ATGGCCAGCGTCATTTTCCTCCTGGTGACGTACAGCGTCCCGCGTATTGAGGATGCTCCCGAGGAATTTGAGGGGGTGGCGAGCCCCGCGCAGCCCGAGTTATCACCCCCCGCTCAAGTGGAGGTTCTTCCTGCCCCGGAGCCGCCTCATGAACCTTCCGGACCTGAGGGCAACGCGTTTATTCGGCTGACGGTGCTCGCGCGCGACGGCAACCCCGAGTCGGGCGCGTCCGTGGAGGCAATCCATTATTCCCCCTCTGACGCGAGAGGCGCGCCTGCGCCCTCCGCCCGGCACGACGCCGTCACGGATGCGCGTGGCGCCGCCCTATTCGAGGGCCTGGCCACCGGCACGTATCTGTTGGAGGCGCGGAAGGACGACCGCGCCGCCCTGGCGATGGTGAATATTTCAGATCCCAACGGCGGGGCGGTGGAGACCCTGGTCCTGGCCCCCGCATCGAAGATTGCCGGACGCGTCACCGATACCACCGGAGAGCCGGTTCCGGACGCGTCCGTGGCTGTGTTACGGAAGGATCACCGGCCCTTCGAATTGGATGGCGCCCGGCTGGCGGTTACCGTGGGGCCGGATGGCGCCTTCACGTTTGAGGCGCTTCCTCCCGGCTATTATGAATTTGTGGCGGAGGCTACAGGTTATGCTCCCGCGTATAGCGAGCCTGTCCAACCCGGCGCAAAATCGGTTACTCTGGTCCTGGGACCCGGCGGCCGGATCCAGGGCGTGGTGCGTTCCGCCGCCGACGGGAGCGCCGTTCCAGGTTTTCCGGTGGGCGCCAGCGCGCTGGGCGGTGATCATGAAGTCCCCCCTGTGCGTAGCGATGCCGCCGGCCGCTTTGTTCTGGACGGGGTCAGTGAGGACACTTATGTTGTGTACGGCGCCAGTGATAACCTGGTGCTGGCGGGCGAACCTTTGCGCGTTCCGGTCGACTCAGGCGCGCCGGGACTCTCGGTGGAGTTGTTCGTGGAGGCCGCCGTAACAGTTTCGGGAAAGGTCTTTGAAGAAGCTACTGGGGAAGGTCTTGCGAATGTTGTGGTCGCCACAATTTTCAATGTCGAGTTCGCGGGCGTCAAAAAGACCGTCACGGACGGCGGCGGAAACTACACCCTTACCGGGATCCCCGCGCGCAGCGGTGTATTTGAGTTCGTGCATGCGCGCGAATCGCATCAGATAAACGCCGAAATTCCTCCCGATGCCGATGGGTATACGTTGGACTTCGCCTGGCCCAGCTCCACAACGCTATCAGGCACGGTTATTGACGCGGCGGGAGACCCCGTGCCGGGCGCCGAAGTGCGCGCGTGGACCCCTCTGTCGGATACTCCCGAGGATTATTGGACCGCCAACGGACAAACCGACGCCCATGGAAAATTCCACCTCGCCAAATGCCGCGCATCCGATGAAGTCCACATGAAAGCGATTGGTGGCTCCGGGGAGAGCGCGATTCTCGGGCCGATTGCGTTGACCGCGGCTGGCCGCTCGGATATTGTACTCCAGCTCGACGATTCGCCAGGCGCCTCGATTGCCGGTTTCGTCACAGACGCGCACGGCGCGCCGGCGCTCGCTCGCCTGCGTCTGCGGCGGTATGAGGAGCAGGAAGAAGGCCCGCAGGTCCGGCGCAACGCCTATACCGAAGCCGATGGGTTCTTTTACCTTGCCGGTTTGCCCGCGGGCGCCTATTTCGTCGAGATCGGGCCGTACCACAATCCTGGCGCTGGCGCCGGAACCCCGCAGCCCGCGGGCGAAATCACGCTGCGGCCCGGCGAACACCAGAGTGGCCTGCGATTTACCATCGAATACGGCGCATCCATATACGGTGTGATTACTGACGAGAGCGGCGTTCCGGTGCCGCATGCAAGCGTTGCGCTCACCGTTCAGGACGCACCCGGCGCGCGCTATACGGGACAGACCGACGCCTTCGGGCGCTTCGAGCTGCATTCGATACCCGAAGGGGAACACCTGCTCGCCGTCTCCCGCAACGGATACGGCTCCATCACATACCGTGGCGCCCGCGCGGGCGACACCATCGATCTGGTGCTTCCGAGTCAAGGCAATGCCATTGAGACCAAGCCCGGCATTGAGTGGGAAGAGACCGAAACCGTATACCGGCCCATCCAATCGCGCGAATGA
- a CDS encoding Nif3-like dinuclear metal center hexameric protein, whose product MPATVKTLCDAMEAWAPAALAYDWDAVGLQTGQPSQPVQRVLTCLTITEDVVRRAERWGAQMIVAHHPLVFRPMKNLRTDDPHTALCLRIAAANIACFAAHTNLDVVPQGVNTLLADDLGLLEVAPLIPAPGAGQVKLVTFVPETHLAVVREALANAGAGQIGAYSECSFSTAGTGTFRPDDTANPFSGRAGALNEEPERRLEMLLPRVNVPTAIRALRDAHPYEEPAYDIVPLENRDPRFGLGARGVLKSPMPLRAFAEHVRAALKLQHVRFVGQPNTKVRTVAVCGGAGGGEIPRVPRDIDVYVTGDLKYHEADSARERGLALIDAGHVGTERNIATKIARYLRKAVPGIETKAVLEPEIFTAINGA is encoded by the coding sequence ATGCCCGCAACCGTAAAGACCCTCTGTGACGCCATGGAAGCGTGGGCCCCGGCGGCCCTGGCGTATGACTGGGACGCCGTCGGCCTGCAAACGGGCCAGCCGTCCCAGCCGGTGCAGCGCGTACTTACCTGTTTGACGATCACGGAGGACGTCGTGCGGCGGGCGGAACGCTGGGGCGCCCAGATGATCGTGGCGCACCACCCGCTCGTCTTCCGGCCGATGAAGAACCTCCGCACGGACGATCCGCACACCGCGCTGTGCCTGCGCATCGCGGCGGCGAACATCGCCTGTTTCGCGGCGCACACCAACCTCGACGTCGTGCCCCAGGGCGTCAACACGCTGCTGGCGGACGATCTCGGCCTGCTGGAGGTCGCCCCGCTCATCCCCGCGCCGGGCGCCGGCCAGGTCAAGCTCGTTACCTTCGTTCCCGAGACCCACCTGGCCGTGGTCCGCGAGGCCCTGGCGAACGCGGGGGCCGGCCAGATTGGCGCGTATTCGGAGTGCAGCTTCAGCACGGCGGGCACGGGGACCTTTCGCCCCGACGACACGGCCAACCCCTTCTCCGGGCGCGCCGGCGCACTGAACGAGGAGCCGGAGCGCCGCCTGGAGATGCTGCTGCCGCGCGTCAACGTACCCACCGCGATCCGCGCGCTCCGCGACGCCCACCCCTACGAAGAGCCGGCCTATGACATCGTCCCCCTCGAAAATCGCGACCCCCGCTTCGGCCTCGGCGCGCGCGGTGTCCTGAAGTCCCCCATGCCCCTGCGCGCCTTCGCGGAACACGTTCGCGCGGCGCTCAAACTCCAGCACGTGCGCTTCGTGGGACAGCCGAACACGAAAGTCCGGACGGTCGCGGTCTGCGGCGGGGCCGGCGGCGGCGAGATTCCCCGCGTGCCCAGGGATATCGATGTCTACGTCACGGGCGACCTGAAGTATCACGAAGCCGACAGCGCCCGGGAACGCGGCCTGGCCCTGATCGACGCGGGCCACGTGGGCACCGAGCGCAACATCGCCACAAAAATTGCCCGGTACCTGCGCAAGGCGGTACCGGGCATCGAAACCAAAGCGGTCTTGGAGCCGGAGATCTTTACCGCGATCAACGGCGCATAG
- a CDS encoding nucleotidyltransferase family protein translates to MTQQEVLTVLRTHKQALREQFGLKSLSLFGSAARDEMRSDSDLDILVTFDGPATASRYFGVQFYLEDLLGRTIDLVTDKALRRELQPIINAERIDVP, encoded by the coding sequence GTGACACAGCAAGAAGTACTGACCGTGCTCAGAACACACAAGCAGGCGCTTCGGGAACAATTCGGACTCAAGAGCCTTTCGCTGTTCGGATCGGCCGCTCGGGATGAAATGCGGTCGGATAGCGACTTGGATATCCTGGTCACTTTTGACGGCCCGGCCACCGCGTCCCGCTACTTCGGGGTTCAATTCTATCTTGAAGACTTGCTGGGGCGCACCATAGATCTTGTCACCGACAAGGCGCTCCGGCGCGAGCTGCAGCCCATCATAAACGCAGAAAGAATTGACGTTCCGTAA
- a CDS encoding sulfatase, whose protein sequence is MYLFRIVSRVLFALAFLAAAHVSSAAAEERPNIIFLLGDDLRWDAMRHAGNPIIETPALDRLAADGVSFTNSYVTTSICMVSRATFFTGQYESAHKIHDFATPFAPEAFARTYPMLLRAAGYHTGFIGKWGIGGELPEKDFDFFEGFPGQGHYYDPEDKDEKGPHLTARMGDHALAFLEAAPADKPFLLSVSFKAPHVQDQDPRQFIPDHNLAHLYASDTIPAPRKGDQAYFEALPEFMHTTILRERWEKRFATEAMYQESVKNYYRLVTGIDRVVGRIREALEARGVAGNTVIVLTGDNGMFLGEMGFAGKWFMHEESIRVPLLIHDPRLPDERRNRKLDAVALNIDIAPTLLSLAGLPAPEAMQGRDLAPWLRGEAPPWRSEWYYEHHYIRDRVPGIPATEGVHTGRWKYIRYPDSEPLIEELYDMHADPHELVNLAKDPAHADTLEQLRARWAAWRDAVQKTGPEWSEPR, encoded by the coding sequence ATGTATTTGTTTCGTATTGTGTCGCGTGTGTTATTTGCGCTCGCATTTCTGGCTGCCGCGCATGTTTCCTCCGCCGCGGCCGAAGAACGCCCGAATATCATCTTTCTGCTGGGCGATGACCTGCGCTGGGACGCGATGCGGCACGCGGGCAACCCGATCATCGAGACCCCGGCCCTGGACCGCCTCGCGGCGGACGGGGTGTCGTTCACGAACAGCTACGTGACGACCTCCATCTGCATGGTGAGCCGGGCGACGTTCTTCACCGGACAGTACGAGTCGGCGCACAAGATCCACGATTTCGCGACGCCGTTCGCGCCCGAGGCCTTCGCGCGGACGTATCCGATGTTGCTGCGCGCGGCGGGGTACCACACGGGCTTCATCGGCAAGTGGGGCATAGGCGGCGAACTGCCGGAGAAGGATTTCGACTTCTTCGAGGGCTTCCCGGGCCAGGGGCACTATTACGACCCCGAGGACAAGGACGAAAAGGGGCCGCACCTCACCGCGCGCATGGGCGATCACGCGCTGGCCTTTCTCGAGGCCGCGCCCGCGGACAAGCCCTTCCTGCTGTCGGTAAGCTTCAAGGCGCCACACGTGCAGGATCAGGACCCGCGCCAGTTCATCCCCGATCACAACCTGGCCCACTTGTACGCATCCGACACGATCCCGGCGCCGCGCAAGGGCGATCAGGCCTACTTCGAGGCGCTCCCGGAATTCATGCACACCACCATCCTGCGCGAACGCTGGGAAAAGCGCTTTGCGACTGAAGCGATGTACCAGGAGTCCGTGAAGAACTATTACCGGCTCGTGACCGGCATCGACCGCGTTGTGGGGCGGATTCGCGAGGCGCTGGAGGCCAGGGGCGTGGCCGGCAACACCGTGATCGTGCTCACCGGCGACAACGGCATGTTCCTGGGGGAGATGGGCTTCGCCGGGAAGTGGTTCATGCACGAGGAGTCGATCCGCGTGCCGCTCCTCATCCACGATCCGCGGCTGCCCGACGAACGGCGGAACCGGAAGCTCGACGCGGTCGCGCTGAACATCGACATCGCGCCGACGCTGCTCTCGCTCGCGGGGCTCCCCGCGCCCGAGGCCATGCAGGGGCGCGATCTGGCGCCCTGGCTTCGGGGCGAGGCGCCGCCGTGGCGGAGCGAATGGTACTACGAGCACCACTACATCCGCGATCGCGTCCCCGGCATTCCCGCGACCGAGGGCGTGCACACCGGGCGCTGGAAATACATCCGCTACCCCGACAGCGAGCCCCTGATTGAGGAGCTGTACGACATGCACGCGGACCCGCACGAACTCGTCAACCTGGCGAAGGACCCCGCCCACGCCGACACCCTCGAACAACTCCGCGCGCGGTGGGCCGCCTGGCGCGATGCGGTCCAGAAGACGGGCCCGGAATGGTCGGAGCCGCGGTGA
- a CDS encoding DUF4838 domain-containing protein encodes MTNTSILLPVPYYRLAIVALLLISAGFLPLAASAQVTLVRDGQATAAIITADTPTPTAQYAAEELVWHVKKATGVALPVHAESGAPDGLHTRIYIGDTAAGRHLGLDPVQLARETYIVRSVGNDLFLAGREDGGDPFAEDNPNVGPLFAVYEFVERALGVRWLWPGELGTYIPPADTVEIPAINVVGTPSLQFRRFYWYMIRNVSIGSGKLDPLDERFGFSPEGARAYGEALQVLLRRHRQGGLDAKPPTGHAFSGWWQKYGKEHPEWFAMRKDGVRGSLDPDAVHVDMCVSNPSLHDFIVSQWDGESVLLLGPVDRPGRCACEQCQAWDAPQPETPPWFAERVYKTDRRAQEVFSGVTSDRYARFWQAILEKAKARNPNALVSMSFIYENEFPAPQFDIHLGRQIYGEFVQWQDPHLRWFPMHEEPYAWIQDQWLGWRKTGMRMGYRPNYLHDGYVMPHFETRQSGEFFQFAWKNGMEGASFDSLTGQWAVHGPRLYMHLRLMQDPERDLDAIRAEYYAAFGPAAKTMQRYFEYWEDYAFDNQMRFLKLFWDIGHRYRVYPLAAHHAFPEAAFAPAHALLAQARQEAAAGGARADFADRVQFIQTGLDHARLATKVTTLFDGQELPPEANRDAARDAVEELVAFRKAHEHLFFSDLLWVTSYWERENLKLEELMQ; translated from the coding sequence GTGACCAATACCTCAATTCTCTTGCCCGTTCCATACTACCGCCTCGCCATCGTGGCGCTGCTCCTCATCAGCGCGGGCTTCCTGCCGCTAGCCGCGTCCGCGCAGGTCACCCTCGTGCGTGACGGGCAGGCAACCGCCGCCATCATCACGGCGGACACCCCCACGCCCACCGCGCAGTACGCCGCCGAAGAACTGGTCTGGCACGTCAAGAAGGCGACCGGCGTCGCCCTGCCGGTGCATGCGGAAAGCGGCGCGCCAGATGGGCTGCACACGCGCATTTACATCGGCGACACCGCCGCCGGACGCCACCTGGGCCTCGATCCCGTCCAACTCGCGCGCGAGACGTATATCGTCCGGTCCGTCGGCAACGATCTCTTTCTCGCCGGCCGCGAAGACGGTGGCGACCCTTTCGCGGAGGACAACCCCAATGTGGGCCCGCTCTTCGCCGTGTATGAGTTTGTGGAACGCGCCCTGGGCGTGCGGTGGCTGTGGCCGGGCGAACTGGGAACCTATATCCCCCCCGCGGACACCGTGGAAATCCCGGCCATCAACGTCGTGGGAACGCCCTCCCTGCAGTTCCGCCGCTTCTACTGGTACATGATCCGGAACGTTTCGATCGGCTCCGGAAAGCTCGATCCCCTGGACGAGCGATTCGGTTTCTCTCCCGAAGGCGCGCGGGCCTATGGCGAAGCGCTCCAGGTGCTGCTGCGCCGCCACCGCCAGGGCGGGCTCGACGCCAAACCGCCGACGGGCCACGCGTTCAGCGGGTGGTGGCAGAAGTATGGCAAGGAGCACCCCGAGTGGTTCGCCATGCGGAAGGACGGCGTGCGCGGCAGCCTCGATCCGGATGCCGTCCACGTGGACATGTGCGTGAGCAATCCGAGCCTGCATGACTTCATCGTGAGCCAGTGGGACGGCGAGAGCGTGTTGTTGCTGGGCCCGGTGGACCGGCCCGGTCGCTGCGCCTGCGAACAGTGCCAGGCGTGGGACGCGCCCCAGCCGGAAACCCCGCCGTGGTTCGCCGAGCGCGTGTACAAGACCGACCGGCGCGCGCAGGAGGTGTTCTCGGGCGTCACGTCGGATCGCTATGCGCGCTTCTGGCAGGCCATCCTCGAAAAGGCGAAAGCGCGCAACCCGAACGCGCTGGTGTCGATGTCATTCATCTACGAAAACGAGTTTCCCGCGCCCCAATTTGATATCCACCTCGGCCGCCAGATCTACGGCGAGTTCGTCCAGTGGCAGGATCCGCACCTCCGCTGGTTCCCGATGCACGAGGAGCCCTACGCGTGGATCCAGGATCAGTGGCTGGGGTGGCGGAAGACCGGCATGCGGATGGGCTACCGCCCGAACTACCTCCACGACGGGTATGTCATGCCGCACTTCGAAACGCGCCAGTCCGGCGAGTTTTTTCAATTCGCCTGGAAGAACGGCATGGAGGGGGCCAGCTTCGATTCCCTTACGGGCCAGTGGGCGGTGCACGGCCCCCGACTCTACATGCACCTGCGGCTCATGCAGGATCCCGAACGGGACCTGGACGCCATCCGCGCGGAGTACTATGCGGCCTTCGGGCCGGCGGCGAAGACGATGCAACGCTATTTCGAGTACTGGGAAGACTATGCCTTCGACAACCAGATGCGTTTCCTGAAGCTCTTCTGGGACATCGGCCACCGCTACCGGGTCTACCCGCTCGCGGCGCACCACGCTTTCCCGGAAGCCGCGTTTGCGCCCGCGCACGCGCTGCTGGCGCAGGCGCGCCAGGAGGCGGCGGCCGGCGGGGCGCGTGCCGATTTCGCCGATCGCGTGCAGTTCATCCAGACCGGCCTCGACCACGCGCGCCTCGCGACGAAGGTCACCACGCTCTTCGACGGACAGGAACTGCCACCCGAAGCCAACCGCGACGCCGCGCGCGACGCGGTGGAGGAACTCGTCGCCTTCCGAAAGGCCCACGAGCACCTCTTTTTCTCCGATCTCCTCTGGGTCACGTCCTACTGGGAGCGGGAGAATCTGAAACTCGAGGAATTGATGCAATAA
- a CDS encoding HAD family hydrolase has protein sequence MDGVLVRGHAPIPGAAAFIARLRERGCKFMVLTNNPLYTTRDLSYRLRATGLEIEPERIYTSAMATAQFLQNQKPEGTAYVVGESGLTHAIHEVGYVITERSPDYVVLGETHAYSIDQITVAIRLVAGGAHFIATNPDKSGPSEHGIVPACGAMAALVEQASGRKPLFIGKPNPLMMRLAMNHLGVHSENTVMIGDNMETDIIAGVQSGLGTILVLSGITDREHLKQYPFQPTQIVDSVAEIGL, from the coding sequence ATGGACGGGGTGCTGGTGCGCGGACACGCGCCGATACCGGGCGCGGCGGCGTTCATTGCGCGGCTGCGCGAACGCGGCTGCAAGTTCATGGTGCTGACGAATAACCCGCTCTACACCACCCGCGACCTTTCCTACCGGCTGCGCGCGACGGGGCTGGAGATCGAGCCGGAGCGCATCTACACCTCCGCGATGGCGACCGCGCAATTTCTGCAGAACCAGAAACCGGAAGGCACCGCCTATGTGGTGGGCGAGAGCGGCCTGACCCACGCCATCCACGAAGTGGGCTACGTCATCACGGAGCGAAGCCCGGACTATGTGGTGCTGGGGGAGACGCACGCCTACAGCATCGACCAGATCACCGTGGCGATCCGGCTGGTGGCGGGCGGCGCGCACTTTATCGCGACGAATCCGGACAAGTCCGGCCCCTCGGAGCATGGCATTGTGCCGGCCTGCGGGGCGATGGCGGCGCTGGTCGAGCAGGCCTCCGGGCGCAAGCCCCTTTTCATCGGCAAACCGAATCCGCTGATGATGCGCCTGGCGATGAACCACCTGGGCGTGCACTCGGAAAACACCGTGATGATCGGCGACAACATGGAAACCGATATCATCGCGGGGGTGCAGTCGGGCCTCGGGACGATTCTCGTGCTCAGCGGCATCACGGATCGGGAGCACCTGAAGCAGTATCCCTTCCAGCCCACGCAGATTGTGGATTCGGTCGCCGAAATCGGGCTGTAA
- a CDS encoding polysaccharide deacetylase family protein, whose protein sequence is MKSAFLCLMMAALSLPLVAGAEPTFGERLGWKVTDRVLIVHNDDTGMSHEANLGTIEAYEKGVLSSNSVMMPCSWVPEWRDYMLANPELDNGLHLTLTSEWKHYRWRPVAGAASVPGLVDKDGYMHRGVMEVYQHATADEVETEIRAQIELAERMGMPITHLDSHMGTLFYNPGYFERYIKVGIEKQIPIMMISGRGEAENEVQRQMLPRIQAAAKMVWEGGLPVLDYLYTSTADTNDPEEMTEALIKNLRELKPGITQIILHATRHSPNFEAISGSGKKREAELEMVLSPAVKKVIEEEGIILTTYRELMERRKAVK, encoded by the coding sequence ATGAAAAGTGCGTTTCTATGTTTGATGATGGCCGCGTTGTCCCTGCCGCTTGTGGCGGGTGCGGAGCCTACCTTTGGCGAGCGGCTGGGCTGGAAGGTGACAGACCGAGTGTTGATTGTGCACAACGACGATACGGGCATGTCGCACGAGGCGAATCTGGGCACCATTGAGGCCTACGAGAAGGGCGTGCTCAGTTCGAACAGCGTGATGATGCCGTGCTCCTGGGTTCCGGAATGGCGCGACTACATGCTGGCGAATCCCGAGCTGGACAACGGGCTGCACCTGACGCTCACGTCGGAGTGGAAGCATTACCGGTGGCGGCCCGTGGCGGGGGCGGCGTCGGTTCCCGGGCTGGTGGACAAGGACGGCTACATGCACCGGGGCGTCATGGAGGTGTACCAGCACGCGACGGCGGACGAAGTGGAGACGGAAATTCGCGCGCAGATTGAACTGGCGGAGCGGATGGGGATGCCCATCACGCACCTCGACTCGCACATGGGCACGCTTTTCTACAATCCCGGGTATTTCGAGCGCTACATCAAGGTGGGGATCGAGAAGCAGATCCCGATCATGATGATCAGTGGTCGCGGCGAGGCGGAAAACGAAGTGCAGCGCCAGATGTTGCCGCGGATTCAGGCGGCGGCGAAGATGGTGTGGGAAGGGGGCCTTCCGGTACTGGATTATCTGTACACCTCGACGGCGGACACGAACGATCCGGAGGAGATGACCGAGGCGCTGATCAAGAACCTGCGCGAGCTGAAGCCGGGCATCACGCAGATTATCCTGCACGCGACGCGGCACAGCCCGAATTTTGAAGCGATTTCCGGTTCCGGCAAAAAGCGCGAGGCGGAGCTGGAGATGGTGCTGAGCCCGGCGGTGAAGAAGGTCATCGAGGAGGAGGGAATCATCCTCACCACCTACCGCGAGCTGATGGAGCGCCGGAAAGCGGTGAAATAG